A region from the Corylus avellana chromosome ca7, CavTom2PMs-1.0 genome encodes:
- the LOC132186994 gene encoding cytochrome P450 714A1-like isoform X1, with the protein MMKAVSLLLSMIFPLALIALVGLLFHVYNTVWLKSARIRKKLRVQGIKGPSPSFLYGSLSEMQKIQSQATTSKPPNHAEIVAHDYTSTLFPYFEQWRKEYGPVYTYSTGMRQHMYVNQPELVKEMNQCITLDLGKPSYITKKLASMLGNGILRSNGLIWAQHRKIVAPEFFMDKVKGMVGLMLESAQPLLRKWEDCIEAQGGILADIQVDEDLKGVSADVISRACFGSSYFKGKEIFLKLRSLQKAISQQDFLFGVTSFSFLRMRKQKKISSLEREIESLIWKAVKEREQQCLETSSSEKDLLQLLLEGAMNDQSLVKDSSKRFIVDNCKNIYFAGHETTAVAASWCLMLLALHPEWQARIRREVAQVCPNGLADLNSVLQLKTVTIVIQEVLRLYPPAAFVSREALEDTQLGNIVIPKDVCLWTLIPTLHRDHNIWGPDANEFKPERFSNGVSKACKFPQAYIPFGLGPRICLGKNFAMVQLKIVLSLIISKFAFSLSPRYQHSPAYRMIVEPGHGVHILIKRI; encoded by the exons ATGATGAAGGCTGTCTCTCTTCTTTTGAGCATGATTTTTCCGCTAGCTCTTATAGCCCTGGTTGGATTGCTATTTCATGTTTACAACACCGTGTGGCTGAAGTCTGCAAGGATCAGGAAGAAACTGCGCGTGCAAGGGATCAAAGGGCCTTCACCTTCTTTTTTGTACGGGAGTCTGTCTGAGATGCAGAAGATCCAATCCCAGGCGACGACGTCCAAGCCCCCAAATCATGCTGAAATTGTAGCCCACGACTACACTTCCACTCTCTTCCCATATTTTGAACAGTGGAGAAAGGAATACG GTCCAGTATATACTTATTCAACGGGGATGAGGCAACACATGTATGTGAACCAGCCGGAGCTAGTAAAGGAAATGAACCAGTGTATCACCTTGGACTTGGGCAAGCCTTCTTATATAACGAAGAAACTTGCATCCATGCTCGGCAATGGCATTTTGAGGTCCAACGGCCTTATTTGGGCACAACACAGGAAAATTGTTGCACCTGAGTTCTTCATGGACAAAGTAAAG GGTATGGTGGGGTTAATGCTCGAGTCAGCTCAACCATTGCTGAGAAAATGGGAAGACTGCATCGAAGCTCAAGGTGGTATCTTAGCAGACATTCAAGTGGATGAGGATTTGAAGGGTGTCTCAGCAGATGTAATCTCAAGGGCTTGTTTTGGGAGCTCTTATTTTAAAGGCAAAGAAATTTTCTTAAAGCTTAGGAGTCTTCAGAAAGCAATTTCCCAGCAAGACTTCCTTTTTGGGGTTACCAGTTTCAG TTTTCTTAGAATGAGGAAGCAAAAGAAGATCAGCAGTTTGGAGAGAGAGATCGAGTCATTGATCTGGAAAGCAGTGAAAGAACGCGAACAACAATGCTTAGAGACATCTTCATCCGAGAAGGATTTATTGCAGTTGCTTCTGGAGGGGGCCATGAATGATCAAAGTCTGGTCAAGGATTCATCCAAGCGTTTCATAGTTGACAATTGCAAGAACATATACTTTGCCGGGCATGAAACCACTGCTGTTGCAGCCTCCTGGTGTTTGATGCTACTGGCCTTACATCCAGAGTGGCAAGCTCGAATTAGGAGGGAGGTAGCTCAAGTTTGCCCAAATGGCCTGGCAGATTTAAATTCAGTCCTTCAGTTGAAGACG GTGACTATTGTGATTCAAGAAGTTCTGCGTCTATATCCACCAGCGGCCTTCGTTTCAAGAGAGGCACTGGAAGACACCCAACTTGGAAATATTGTCATTCCCAAGGATGTATGCTTGTGGACTCTGATACCGACGCTGCACCGGGATCACAATATTTGGGGGCCGGACGCGAATGAGTTCAAACCAGAGAGATTCAGCAACGGTGTCTCCAAGGCTTGCAAGTTTCCCCAAGCCTATATACCATTCGGACTGGGTCCTCGCATCTGCTTGGGCAAAAACTTTGCGATGGTCCAACTGAAGATTGTCCTCTCTCTTAttatctccaagtttgctttcTCCCTGTCTCCCAGATACCAACACTCTCCTGCTTACAGAATGATTGTAGAGCCTGGACACGGTGTACATATCCTCATTAAAAGGATTTGA
- the LOC132186994 gene encoding cytochrome P450 714A1-like isoform X2: protein MMKAVSLLLSMIFPLALIALVGLLFHVYNTVWLKSARIRKKLRVQGIKGPSPSFLYGSLSEMQKIQSQATTSKPPNHAEIVAHDYTSTLFPYFEQWRKEYGPVYTYSTGMRQHMYVNQPELVKEMNQCITLDLGKPSYITKKLASMLGNGILRSNGLIWAQHRKIVAPEFFMDKVKGMVGLMLESAQPLLRKWEDCIEAQGGILADIQVDEDLKGVSADVISRACFGSSYFKGKEIFLKLRSLQKAISQQDFLFGVTSFRMRKQKKISSLEREIESLIWKAVKEREQQCLETSSSEKDLLQLLLEGAMNDQSLVKDSSKRFIVDNCKNIYFAGHETTAVAASWCLMLLALHPEWQARIRREVAQVCPNGLADLNSVLQLKTVTIVIQEVLRLYPPAAFVSREALEDTQLGNIVIPKDVCLWTLIPTLHRDHNIWGPDANEFKPERFSNGVSKACKFPQAYIPFGLGPRICLGKNFAMVQLKIVLSLIISKFAFSLSPRYQHSPAYRMIVEPGHGVHILIKRI from the exons ATGATGAAGGCTGTCTCTCTTCTTTTGAGCATGATTTTTCCGCTAGCTCTTATAGCCCTGGTTGGATTGCTATTTCATGTTTACAACACCGTGTGGCTGAAGTCTGCAAGGATCAGGAAGAAACTGCGCGTGCAAGGGATCAAAGGGCCTTCACCTTCTTTTTTGTACGGGAGTCTGTCTGAGATGCAGAAGATCCAATCCCAGGCGACGACGTCCAAGCCCCCAAATCATGCTGAAATTGTAGCCCACGACTACACTTCCACTCTCTTCCCATATTTTGAACAGTGGAGAAAGGAATACG GTCCAGTATATACTTATTCAACGGGGATGAGGCAACACATGTATGTGAACCAGCCGGAGCTAGTAAAGGAAATGAACCAGTGTATCACCTTGGACTTGGGCAAGCCTTCTTATATAACGAAGAAACTTGCATCCATGCTCGGCAATGGCATTTTGAGGTCCAACGGCCTTATTTGGGCACAACACAGGAAAATTGTTGCACCTGAGTTCTTCATGGACAAAGTAAAG GGTATGGTGGGGTTAATGCTCGAGTCAGCTCAACCATTGCTGAGAAAATGGGAAGACTGCATCGAAGCTCAAGGTGGTATCTTAGCAGACATTCAAGTGGATGAGGATTTGAAGGGTGTCTCAGCAGATGTAATCTCAAGGGCTTGTTTTGGGAGCTCTTATTTTAAAGGCAAAGAAATTTTCTTAAAGCTTAGGAGTCTTCAGAAAGCAATTTCCCAGCAAGACTTCCTTTTTGGGGTTACCAGTTTCAG AATGAGGAAGCAAAAGAAGATCAGCAGTTTGGAGAGAGAGATCGAGTCATTGATCTGGAAAGCAGTGAAAGAACGCGAACAACAATGCTTAGAGACATCTTCATCCGAGAAGGATTTATTGCAGTTGCTTCTGGAGGGGGCCATGAATGATCAAAGTCTGGTCAAGGATTCATCCAAGCGTTTCATAGTTGACAATTGCAAGAACATATACTTTGCCGGGCATGAAACCACTGCTGTTGCAGCCTCCTGGTGTTTGATGCTACTGGCCTTACATCCAGAGTGGCAAGCTCGAATTAGGAGGGAGGTAGCTCAAGTTTGCCCAAATGGCCTGGCAGATTTAAATTCAGTCCTTCAGTTGAAGACG GTGACTATTGTGATTCAAGAAGTTCTGCGTCTATATCCACCAGCGGCCTTCGTTTCAAGAGAGGCACTGGAAGACACCCAACTTGGAAATATTGTCATTCCCAAGGATGTATGCTTGTGGACTCTGATACCGACGCTGCACCGGGATCACAATATTTGGGGGCCGGACGCGAATGAGTTCAAACCAGAGAGATTCAGCAACGGTGTCTCCAAGGCTTGCAAGTTTCCCCAAGCCTATATACCATTCGGACTGGGTCCTCGCATCTGCTTGGGCAAAAACTTTGCGATGGTCCAACTGAAGATTGTCCTCTCTCTTAttatctccaagtttgctttcTCCCTGTCTCCCAGATACCAACACTCTCCTGCTTACAGAATGATTGTAGAGCCTGGACACGGTGTACATATCCTCATTAAAAGGATTTGA
- the LOC132186701 gene encoding uncharacterized protein LOC132186701: MGKLWVEVCLISARGLRRSSSLWKLQWFAVGWIDPNNKYCTKIDASGNANPVWKTKFAALVDDSQTNFQDLALHVEVYSREPIFLRERLQGTASVVLKEFLAKQVKNNEGSRPVTEEVGSYQLRKGNSSKPQGFVDISIRISEERGGEPTSYIGNEEGFVLTGHSNNNITLASHSQDGPALATQPPPILRHRQENQFPSNSPYTHPMPYPTNYSNPSVGGPRYPPAGAPSYPPPRTPPPPPPPSNVGYMPTFLPRTDRLSETYINMPPSGRGGGPGPGFGIGLGAGALAAGAVIFGDDFMSGFDVPAGLQDASLTISTDPPF, from the exons ATGGGGAAATTATGGGTTGAAGTCTGCCTGATATCTGCTAGGGGTCTCCGGCGTTCTTCCTCCCTCTGGAAGCTCCAGTGGTTTGCTGTTGGGTGGATTGATCCTAATAATAAATATTGCACCAAGATCGATGCGTCAGGGAATGCAAATCCCGTCTGGAAAACCAAGTTTGCTGCCTTGGTTGATGACTCGCAGACGAACTTCCAAGATCTGGCGCTGCACGTCGAAGTTTACAGTAGAGAGCCCATATTCCTCAGAGAGAGGCTTCAGGGCACAGCAAGTGTCGTCTTGAAAGAATTTTTGGCTAAGCAGGTCAAGAATAATGAGGGTTCAAGGCCAGTAACCGAAGAAGTAGGGAGCTATCAATTGCGGAAAGGGAACTCCAGCAAACCCCAAGGATTTGTTGACATTTCAATTCGTATATCTGAGGAAAGGGGCGGCGAGCCAACTTCATACATAG gtaACGAGGAAGGATTTGTGCTCACGGGTCACAGCAACAATAATATCACCCTGGCTTCTCATTCTCAAGATGGGCCAGCTCTAGCCACACAACCGCCTCCAATTCTACGTCATCGCCAAGAAAATCAATTCCCGTCGAATTCTCCGTACACCCATCCAATGCCATACCCTACAAACTATTCCAATCCATCTGTAGGTGGACCACGCTACCCACCAGCAGGTGCACCAAGCTATCCTCCGCCTAGAACTCCTCCACCACCGCCCCCACCCTCTAATGTGGGTTACATGCCCACTTTTCTCCCTAGAACAGATCGTTTGTCGGAGACTTATATAAATATGCCACCATCTGGTCGTGGCGGGGGACCTGGACCTGGTTTTGGAATAGGACTAGGTGCTGGAGCACTGGCAGCTGGTGCTGTGATCTTTGGTGATGACTTTATGTCAGGATTTGATGTTCCTGCAGGCTTACAAGATGCTAGTCTTACCATATCAACTGATCCTCCTTTCTAA
- the LOC132186703 gene encoding GCN5-related N-acetyltransferase 3, chloroplastic: MEVVVSRSLQQMQPGYPSKCMELRWVSTRKSGIDKAKRVLLKKPLTPPALFPIYISTNPSHINLEELRDLYSASNHSCHRFPNYVGSGGIVEPVNIHKLRIALSHSSVVVSVFCKPSDVLFSTKPSSSEPSEDPIKLLCLGQLFQKVMPVTPFNGQLVGFGRAVSDFGLTASIYDIMVTPSLQGMGIGRMICKRIVRMLASRDIYDIAALCSENERLFFKACGFGDDILGATTMMYSRKASTYHEGDQIIRAGRKLLIPPPLPEPPAF, encoded by the exons atGGAGGTTGTTGTTAGCCGTAGCCTACAACAAATGCAACCGGGTTACCCGTCCAAGTGCATGGAATTGAGATGGGTTAGCACAAGGAAAAGCGGAATTGACAAGGCAAAGAGGGTGCTGCTAAAGAAACCCTTAACACCACCGGCATTATTCCCAATATACATATCCACAAACCCATCGCACATAAACCTTGAGGAGCTCAGAGACCTCTATAGCGCCTCCAATCACTCCTGCCACCGATTCCCTAACTATGTGGGCTCTGGGGGTATAGTGGAACCGGTGAACATTCACAAGCTACGCATAGCTCTCTCCCACAGCTCTGTCGTCGTCTCCGTCTTCTGCAAACCATCCGATGTTTTATTTAGTACCAAACCTTCTTCCTCAGAACCTTCAGAAGACCCGATTAAGCTGCTGTGTCTCGGACAACTGTTCCAGAAAGTGATGCCGGTCACGCCATTCAACGGGCAGTTGGTGGGCTTTGGCCGCGCCGTTTCCGATTTTGGATTGACTGCTTCCATCTACGATATCATG GTTACCCCTTCGTTGCAGGGTATGGGAATCGGCAGGATGATTTGTAAAAGAATCGTAAG AATGCTTGCAAGTAGAGACATATATGACATAGCAGCGCTTTGCTCGGAGAATGAGAG GTTATTTTTCAAAGCATGTGGATTTGGAGATGACATTTTGGGCGCCACTACAATGATGTATTCAAGGAAGGCTTCAACTTATCATGAAGGTGATCAAATTATACGTGCAGGTCGAAAGCTCCTGATACCTCCGCCACTTCCAGAACCCCCTGCATTCTGA